In Paraburkholderia bryophila, a single genomic region encodes these proteins:
- a CDS encoding type II secretion system protein N yields MTYWMRRLRVALPWLLVAVLSAAAVMLTLLPAAWITPQFARQTGGHVNLVNPAGSLWHGSATLMLAAGADTSTATLLPGRIEWQTAFWPLFTGRVRMTMRHSEAMPEPITVDATLRTATVTPGTIAVPASLLSGLGAPFNTLDLQGDVQLSWSDWRRFNHEAFGQMTIMLTDASSRVSLVRPLGSYRVVFQAQGASSTLDLATIKGPLMLSGNGTVSAASTEFHGTASAAPEARDNLAGLLNLLGRPSGPDTVALTFAH; encoded by the coding sequence ATGACTTACTGGATGCGGCGCCTACGCGTCGCGCTACCCTGGCTTCTGGTCGCGGTGTTGTCGGCCGCGGCCGTGATGCTCACGCTGTTGCCGGCCGCCTGGATCACCCCGCAGTTCGCCAGACAGACCGGCGGTCACGTCAATCTCGTCAACCCGGCGGGCTCGTTGTGGCACGGTTCGGCCACGCTGATGCTGGCCGCTGGCGCCGATACGAGCACGGCGACCCTACTGCCTGGACGGATCGAATGGCAGACGGCGTTCTGGCCGCTTTTCACCGGCCGCGTGCGGATGACCATGCGGCACAGCGAGGCAATGCCGGAGCCGATCACCGTCGACGCCACCCTGCGCACCGCCACGGTGACGCCCGGCACGATCGCCGTGCCGGCTTCGTTGCTGAGCGGTCTGGGCGCGCCGTTCAATACGCTCGATTTGCAGGGCGATGTGCAGTTGTCGTGGTCGGATTGGCGCCGCTTCAATCACGAAGCGTTCGGTCAGATGACGATCATGCTCACCGATGCCAGTTCACGCGTTTCGCTGGTCAGGCCGCTGGGGTCGTACCGGGTGGTGTTTCAGGCGCAGGGGGCGTCGTCGACGCTCGATCTGGCGACCATCAAGGGGCCGTTGATGCTGTCGGGGAACGGCACGGTGTCGGCGGCATCGACGGAGTTTCATGGCACGGCGAGCGCCGCGCCCGAAGCGCGCGATAACCTCGCGGGGCTGCTGAATTTGCTGGGACGGCCGAGCGGACCGGATACGGTGGCGCTGACGTTTGCGCATTGA
- the gspI gene encoding type II secretion system minor pseudopilin GspI: MRRCRSRMAHEKVDRAQRGFTMIEVLVALAIIAVALAASLRAVGSLATGEADLHKRLLAGWSADNTLAQLHLTHGWPNVGSTSFDCSQGNLQLICTERVTATPNPVFRRVEVMVTTPGGSGNLAQMVTVVANETNRSL, from the coding sequence ATGCGTCGTTGCAGGAGCAGGATGGCTCACGAGAAGGTCGACCGCGCGCAGCGCGGTTTTACGATGATCGAGGTGCTGGTGGCGCTGGCGATCATCGCGGTGGCATTGGCGGCTTCGTTGCGCGCCGTGGGCAGTCTTGCGACTGGCGAGGCCGATTTGCACAAGCGCTTGCTGGCCGGCTGGAGCGCTGACAACACGTTGGCGCAATTGCATCTGACGCATGGCTGGCCGAATGTCGGTTCGACGAGTTTCGATTGTTCGCAGGGTAATTTGCAGTTGATCTGTACTGAGCGTGTGACGGCGACGCCGAACCCGGTGTTTCGTCGGGTGGAAGTGATGGTGACGACGCCTGGCGGTAGCGGCAATCTTGCCCAGATGGTGACGGTGGTCGCGAATGAAACGAACCGTTCGCTCTGA
- a CDS encoding MarR family winged helix-turn-helix transcriptional regulator — protein sequence MTEGPYKADEIHLESSLGYYLSKARNVLVERTDRAVKPLGLTAQQIGVVLMLSSGRANTPFELSRAMSYDSGSMTRLLDRLEKKGFVVRTRSDADRRMVKLELTPQGHEAARQLPGLGAEVLNEQLRGFSAADLTTLIDLLARFIANGIGEGASAGCGLGAHDESQQASPEESSPERGEP from the coding sequence ATGACTGAAGGTCCCTACAAGGCGGACGAGATTCACCTCGAATCGAGTCTTGGCTATTACCTGTCGAAAGCGCGCAATGTGCTGGTCGAGCGAACCGACCGTGCCGTCAAGCCGCTGGGGCTGACCGCTCAGCAGATCGGCGTAGTGCTGATGTTGTCGTCGGGGCGGGCGAATACGCCATTCGAGTTGTCGCGCGCCATGTCTTACGACAGCGGATCCATGACGCGTTTGCTCGATCGCCTTGAAAAGAAAGGCTTTGTCGTGCGCACGCGCAGCGACGCCGATCGCCGTATGGTGAAGCTGGAGTTGACGCCGCAAGGCCACGAAGCCGCGCGGCAGTTGCCGGGGCTCGGCGCGGAAGTGCTGAACGAGCAGTTGCGCGGCTTTTCCGCCGCCGACCTGACCACGCTGATCGACCTGCTCGCGCGGTTTATCGCGAACGGTATCGGCGAAGGCGCCAGCGCGGGCTGTGGGCTGGGCGCGCACGATGAATCGCAGCAGGCATCACCCGAAGAATCGTCGCCGGAGCGCGGCGAACCCTAA
- a CDS encoding type II secretion system protein M, with amino-acid sequence MKAELAQTWAGFWDQRSEREKTILAWGSGVLAVVIAWSVLWAPAQEGRAHLKESLPSLQRQLASMTAQSNEARQLSAAAQGVAPTGAALKDALAASLTDHGLAATQVQVIGNAVQIQMKNASFPAWTSWVDDARKQFKVQVAEAHVTALKDDGQVDLTASLQPSTAK; translated from the coding sequence ATGAAAGCTGAACTCGCTCAAACATGGGCCGGATTCTGGGACCAGCGCTCCGAGCGCGAAAAAACCATCCTGGCGTGGGGCAGCGGTGTCCTCGCGGTGGTGATCGCGTGGTCGGTGCTGTGGGCGCCGGCGCAGGAGGGACGCGCGCATCTGAAGGAATCGCTGCCCAGCTTGCAACGGCAACTCGCTTCGATGACCGCGCAGTCGAACGAGGCGCGTCAGTTGTCGGCGGCCGCGCAAGGCGTCGCGCCGACCGGCGCCGCGCTGAAGGATGCGCTTGCCGCGTCGCTCACCGATCACGGTCTTGCCGCGACACAGGTGCAGGTGATCGGTAATGCCGTGCAGATCCAGATGAAGAACGCGTCGTTTCCGGCGTGGACGAGCTGGGTCGACGACGCGCGCAAGCAGTTCAAGGTGCAAGTCGCCGAAGCGCATGTGACCGCGTTGAAGGACGATGGCCAAGTGGATCTGACGGCGTCGTTGCAGCCGTCCACCGCGAAATGA
- a CDS encoding DHA2 family efflux MFS transporter permease subunit: MSATAPAAALPAAVPAQLKGGTLALLTVGLALGTFMEVLDTSIANVAVPTISGSLGVATSQGTWVISSYSVASAIAVPLTGWLARRVGEVRLFTLSVLLFTIASALCGFAHNFESLIAFRLLQGLVSGPMVPLSQTILMRSYPPEKRGLALGLWAMTVICAPIFGPVMGGYITDNYTWPWIFYINVPIGLFSAVCAFLLLRGRETKITKQRIDAVGLALLVIGVSCLQMVLDLGKDRDWFNSTFIVTLAIIAVVSLAFMLVWETTEKEPVVDLSLFKDRNFALGVVIISFGFMAFFGSVVIFPLWLQTVMGYTAGLAGLATAPVGLLALFLSPMIGRNMHRLNLRVVASFAFIVFAFVSIWNSTFTLDVPFNHVIWPRIVQGIGVACFFVPMTTITLSSVSDERLASASGLSNFFRTLSGAIGTAISTTYWENDMIRHHAMLTDSVNVYADNTNAYTNALAGIGLSGDSITAQLNQVVTAQAYMMATNDFFRISCAAFLALAVLVWFTKPRKGAGPSLGH, encoded by the coding sequence ATGAGCGCCACGGCTCCCGCCGCCGCCCTACCCGCCGCCGTACCCGCGCAGCTCAAGGGCGGCACGCTGGCCCTGCTCACCGTCGGCCTCGCGCTCGGCACGTTCATGGAAGTGCTCGACACGTCGATTGCGAACGTCGCGGTGCCGACCATTTCCGGCAGCCTCGGCGTGGCGACCAGCCAGGGCACCTGGGTGATCTCGTCGTATTCGGTTGCTTCGGCGATCGCGGTGCCGCTGACCGGCTGGCTCGCACGGCGCGTGGGCGAAGTGCGGCTTTTCACGTTGTCCGTGCTGCTGTTCACGATCGCGTCGGCGCTGTGCGGCTTCGCGCACAACTTCGAGTCGCTGATCGCGTTCCGGCTGCTGCAAGGGCTCGTGTCCGGACCGATGGTGCCACTCTCGCAGACCATTCTGATGCGCTCGTATCCACCGGAAAAGCGCGGCCTCGCGCTCGGTCTATGGGCGATGACCGTGATCTGCGCGCCGATCTTCGGCCCCGTGATGGGCGGCTATATCACCGACAACTACACGTGGCCGTGGATCTTCTACATCAACGTGCCGATCGGGTTGTTCTCGGCGGTGTGCGCGTTCCTGCTGTTGCGCGGCCGCGAGACGAAGATCACCAAACAGCGCATCGACGCGGTCGGCCTCGCGTTGCTGGTGATCGGCGTGTCGTGCCTGCAGATGGTGCTCGACCTCGGCAAGGACCGCGACTGGTTCAACTCCACGTTCATCGTGACGCTGGCGATCATCGCGGTGGTGTCGCTCGCGTTCATGCTGGTGTGGGAGACGACGGAGAAAGAGCCGGTCGTCGATCTCTCGCTGTTCAAGGATCGCAATTTCGCGCTCGGCGTGGTGATCATTTCGTTCGGCTTCATGGCCTTCTTCGGCTCGGTGGTGATTTTCCCGCTGTGGCTGCAGACGGTGATGGGCTACACCGCCGGGCTCGCCGGACTCGCCACCGCGCCGGTCGGTCTGCTTGCGCTGTTTTTATCGCCGATGATCGGCAGGAATATGCACCGCCTGAATCTGCGCGTGGTGGCGAGTTTCGCGTTCATCGTGTTTGCGTTCGTCTCGATCTGGAACTCCACCTTTACGCTCGACGTCCCGTTCAATCACGTGATCTGGCCGCGCATTGTGCAAGGCATCGGCGTGGCGTGCTTCTTCGTACCGATGACGACGATCACGCTGTCGAGCGTGTCGGATGAGCGGCTCGCGAGTGCGTCCGGTCTGTCGAACTTTTTCCGGACGTTGTCGGGCGCGATCGGCACGGCGATCAGTACGACGTATTGGGAAAACGACATGATCCGCCATCACGCGATGCTGACCGATTCGGTCAACGTCTATGCGGACAATACGAATGCGTATACCAATGCGCTGGCCGGCATTGGTTTGTCGGGCGACAGCATTACCGCGCAATTGAATCAGGTGGTGACCGCGCAGGCTTATATGATGGCCACGAACGATTTCTTCCGGATTTCTTGTGCGGCTTTTCTCGCGCTGGCGGTGCTGGTTTGGTTCACCAAGCCGCGCAAAGGTGCCGGGCCTTCATTGGGCCATTGA
- a CDS encoding efflux transporter outer membrane subunit, with protein sequence MHSDRISRARTCAPRALTIAVAAALASLLTACVVGPDYRRPAAEIPASYKEAAPGWKVAEPADQQDRGAWWTIYQDPQLNALEDKLNVANQTVAQYAAAYRQARALVGEARAAYFPTIGASAGATRSGNGSSSSGNSTTATSRSGINNSFNAQLQASWEPDLWGSVTRSVNSQKAGQQGAAADLANARLSAQATLAQTYFSLRALDSSQKLLDDTVAAYQRSLQLTQNQYAAGVAARSDVIQAQTQLQSAQAAAIDNGVQRAQDEHAIAVLVGEPASTFAIAASPLTATPPTVPEQMPSALLERRPDIASAERKAAAANEQIGVAVAAFFPTLTLSATGGYENSVFSQLLTMPSRFWTVGPQLAATLFDAGLRQAKTEAARAAYDQDVASYRQTVLAAFQDVEDNLASQRILEQEIVVQRQAVDSARQALAIVTNEYKAGTVGYVNVLTAQTTAFTAEQKLETIAGQRMVSSVGLVKALGGGWDIAQINRETGDVAAPAPLPASSAVPVPVARSAATPPEMQAAQNK encoded by the coding sequence ATGCACTCTGATCGAATCTCGCGCGCGCGGACATGTGCGCCTCGCGCCCTGACTATCGCGGTAGCCGCTGCCCTCGCCAGCCTGCTCACCGCTTGTGTGGTCGGCCCCGACTACCGGCGGCCGGCGGCGGAAATTCCCGCTTCGTACAAGGAAGCGGCGCCCGGCTGGAAAGTCGCGGAGCCCGCCGATCAGCAGGATCGTGGCGCCTGGTGGACCATTTATCAGGACCCGCAACTCAACGCGCTCGAAGACAAGCTGAACGTCGCGAACCAGACCGTCGCCCAATACGCCGCCGCTTACCGGCAAGCGCGCGCGCTGGTCGGCGAGGCGAGGGCGGCGTATTTCCCGACCATCGGTGCATCGGCGGGCGCAACGCGCTCGGGCAACGGTTCGTCGTCGAGCGGCAATTCAACGACGGCAACGAGCCGCTCCGGCATCAATAACAGCTTCAATGCGCAACTCCAGGCGAGCTGGGAGCCGGATCTGTGGGGTTCGGTGACTCGCTCGGTGAATTCGCAGAAAGCCGGTCAGCAAGGCGCCGCCGCGGACCTCGCGAACGCGCGGCTGTCCGCTCAGGCGACGCTCGCGCAAACGTACTTCTCGCTGCGCGCGCTCGACTCCAGCCAGAAGCTGCTCGACGATACCGTCGCGGCCTATCAGCGCTCACTGCAACTCACGCAGAATCAGTACGCTGCCGGCGTCGCGGCGCGCTCCGACGTGATTCAGGCGCAAACGCAATTGCAATCGGCGCAGGCCGCCGCGATCGACAACGGTGTGCAGCGCGCTCAAGACGAGCACGCAATCGCCGTGCTGGTCGGCGAACCGGCCTCGACCTTCGCGATTGCGGCATCGCCGCTGACCGCCACGCCGCCCACCGTGCCCGAGCAAATGCCGTCGGCGCTGCTCGAGCGGCGGCCGGACATTGCGTCGGCGGAACGCAAGGCCGCGGCGGCGAATGAACAGATCGGCGTCGCGGTCGCCGCGTTCTTCCCGACCTTGACGCTGTCGGCCACGGGCGGCTACGAAAATTCGGTGTTCTCGCAATTGCTGACCATGCCGTCGCGCTTCTGGACGGTCGGCCCGCAACTCGCGGCAACGCTGTTCGACGCGGGTCTGCGCCAGGCGAAAACCGAAGCCGCTCGCGCGGCCTACGACCAGGACGTCGCGAGCTACCGTCAAACGGTGCTGGCCGCGTTCCAGGATGTCGAGGACAACCTCGCGTCGCAGCGCATCCTCGAACAGGAAATCGTCGTGCAACGGCAAGCGGTGGATTCGGCGCGTCAGGCGCTCGCCATCGTCACCAATGAGTACAAGGCGGGCACGGTCGGTTACGTCAACGTGCTGACCGCGCAAACCACCGCGTTCACGGCGGAGCAGAAGCTCGAAACCATCGCCGGACAGCGGATGGTGTCGTCGGTCGGTCTGGTGAAGGCGTTGGGCGGCGGCTGGGACATCGCGCAGATAAACCGCGAAACGGGCGATGTTGCGGCACCCGCGCCGTTGCCGGCGTCGTCGGCCGTGCCGGTTCCGGTTGCGCGGAGCGCGGCAACGCCGCCGGAGATGCAGGCGGCGCAGAACAAGTAG
- a CDS encoding PulJ/GspJ family protein has product MKRTVRSERRRRSGGRGFTLIELMVAIAILAVIAVLSWRGLDQIIRGRQTITNAMEDERVFAQLFDQMRIDVRQAASDDEAGQAAVSVSGNVLQVVRQLMLPGTAPRLQVVRYRISNGRVIRYASPPLGNAGDLRRALRGGEGDGWSAVPLMGGVGAINARLYVPKVGWTTQMGDVQSAITEADNNLKVPQLGSAPLPRSVTGLEVSIGATSLARPVTRVFLVGE; this is encoded by the coding sequence ATGAAACGAACCGTTCGCTCTGAGCGCCGCCGCCGATCGGGCGGGCGTGGTTTCACGCTGATCGAGCTGATGGTCGCGATTGCGATTCTGGCGGTGATTGCCGTGCTGTCGTGGCGCGGGCTCGACCAGATCATTCGTGGCCGGCAGACCATTACGAACGCGATGGAAGACGAGCGCGTGTTTGCGCAGTTGTTCGATCAGATGCGGATCGATGTGCGTCAGGCCGCGTCGGATGACGAAGCGGGTCAGGCGGCGGTGTCGGTGTCGGGCAATGTGTTGCAGGTTGTGCGGCAGTTGATGTTGCCGGGGACGGCGCCGCGGTTGCAGGTGGTGCGGTATCGGATTTCCAATGGACGCGTGATTCGGTATGCGTCGCCGCCGTTGGGGAATGCCGGGGATTTGCGGCGCGCGTTGCGCGGTGGTGAAGGTGATGGGTGGAGTGCTGTGCCGCTGATGGGTGGGGTTGGGGCGATCAATGCGCGGTTGTATGTGCCTAAGGTTGGCTGGACTACCCAGATGGGGGATGTGCAGAGTGCGATTACCGAGGCGGATAACAATCTGAAGGTGCCCCAGTTGGGGAGTGCGCCGCTGCCGCGGTCGGTTACCGGGCTTGAGGTCAGTATTGGGGCTACTTCGCTGGCGCGGCCAGTGACGCGCGTTTTTCTCGTCGGAGAGTGA
- the gspL gene encoding type II secretion system protein GspL produces MSTLIVLLPPRDPAVPSQEWQLPELPFVLLDKSGRTQRAGRSSLALLPRASSTVLMVAARDLLMMPTTLPPLRGPKLRQALPNIVEDQLIQDPQTCHIAVDPKPLAGGRQMLAIIDRGWFRFICEGFSAAGHRSLRAVPVTRCLPQAVSPEVAAEVAELVSAGEPGVGGAAQVATSLPGVAPVVAPGVASVMPMVATVLGAVVQTAPALLLESVVDSGVPRVELAIARGVQGEGLAVPATAVNATLAALAGAAPVSLYMLTELPGNEPSLPAKSPARLAAHIHGASPLPFEQLARRALECRFDLCQFEFASQPWRLDRATLRRLRLPLLLAVGALVVAIVGMNVQWLMLAHQRDAINTQMTELLLNTFPKTTVVLDAPDQMSHQLQQLRVAAGELSPDDFLSLADGLARSLAPVPVNGIAALDYHDRRLDVTFKPEVKLDPDFAKRLARNGLTGEIDSNTGKWTIRNGQ; encoded by the coding sequence TTGAGCACGCTGATCGTCCTACTCCCGCCGCGTGATCCGGCGGTGCCATCGCAGGAATGGCAACTGCCGGAGCTGCCGTTCGTGCTGCTCGACAAGTCAGGCCGCACCCAGCGCGCCGGACGCTCGTCGCTCGCGCTGCTGCCGCGCGCGTCGTCGACGGTGCTGATGGTCGCCGCCCGCGATCTGCTGATGATGCCGACCACGCTGCCGCCGTTGCGCGGTCCGAAGCTGCGTCAGGCCTTGCCGAATATCGTCGAGGATCAACTGATCCAGGACCCGCAAACCTGTCATATCGCCGTCGACCCGAAACCGCTCGCGGGCGGCCGGCAGATGCTCGCGATCATCGACCGTGGCTGGTTCCGCTTTATCTGCGAAGGCTTCTCGGCAGCCGGACACCGCAGCCTGCGCGCCGTGCCGGTCACGCGCTGCCTGCCGCAAGCGGTCTCGCCCGAGGTGGCCGCCGAAGTCGCCGAACTGGTCAGCGCGGGCGAGCCCGGCGTGGGCGGCGCCGCCCAGGTGGCGACGTCGCTGCCTGGCGTCGCGCCAGTGGTCGCGCCCGGCGTGGCGTCGGTCATGCCGATGGTGGCGACCGTGCTCGGCGCCGTGGTCCAGACCGCGCCCGCGCTGCTGCTCGAAAGCGTGGTCGACAGCGGCGTGCCGCGCGTCGAACTGGCCATTGCTCGCGGCGTACAAGGCGAAGGGCTGGCGGTGCCGGCTACCGCCGTCAACGCGACACTCGCCGCGCTCGCGGGTGCGGCGCCCGTCTCGCTGTACATGCTGACCGAACTGCCGGGCAATGAGCCCAGCCTCCCTGCAAAGAGCCCGGCGCGGCTGGCCGCGCACATCCACGGAGCGAGTCCGCTGCCGTTCGAGCAACTGGCGCGGCGTGCGTTGGAATGCCGCTTCGACCTGTGCCAGTTCGAGTTCGCGTCGCAGCCGTGGCGGCTCGACCGCGCGACGCTGCGGCGTCTGCGTTTGCCGCTGCTGCTCGCGGTCGGCGCGCTGGTCGTGGCGATTGTCGGCATGAACGTGCAGTGGCTGATGCTCGCGCATCAACGCGACGCGATCAACACGCAGATGACCGAGCTATTGCTCAACACCTTCCCGAAGACGACCGTCGTACTCGACGCGCCCGACCAGATGTCGCACCAGTTGCAGCAACTGCGCGTGGCGGCGGGTGAGCTGTCGCCGGACGACTTCCTGTCGCTCGCCGACGGCCTCGCACGCTCGCTGGCGCCGGTGCCGGTCAACGGCATCGCCGCGCTCGATTATCACGACCGCCGCCTCGACGTGACCTTCAAACCCGAGGTGAAACTCGATCCGGACTTCGCCAAGCGCCTCGCGCGCAACGGCCTGACTGGCGAGATCGACAGCAACACCGGTAAGTGGACCATCAGGAACGGACAATGA
- the gspK gene encoding type II secretion system minor pseudopilin GspK: MISALLVVALSAILVSGMLWRQQVQIRRIENQRLLSQAQWVSRGALDWTRLILRSEGDTSAGITYLGGLWGVPIAKTRLSDFLGQIGEARSAQGAETYLSGSIEDAQSKFNLRNLVSSPAPGVMQLNVEQIASYQRLLVSLGISGQLAKATALQVRASLGQSATRFQTITSTNGTAPTPTPQGGATGGTFTDKPGMEDSNDNSAQAPLQLTSVDSLLDIPGYTPETVARLRPFVTVLPTVSAVNMNTASAEVIAAIVPGMSLSSAQAFVARRQTVFFHNASDVMLALQGAGAQQVSIDPNQLDVNTSYFLIHGRVQHERAEVDRTTLVYRDPLTHTTRIVRVQDQL; the protein is encoded by the coding sequence ATAATCAGCGCCTTGCTAGTAGTCGCGCTATCAGCGATCCTGGTCTCCGGCATGCTCTGGCGCCAGCAAGTCCAAATCCGCCGGATAGAAAACCAGCGCCTGCTGTCCCAGGCCCAATGGGTCTCGCGAGGCGCGCTGGACTGGACACGCTTGATCCTGCGCTCAGAAGGCGACACCTCAGCGGGCATAACGTACCTGGGCGGCCTATGGGGCGTCCCCATCGCCAAAACCCGCCTATCGGATTTCTTAGGCCAGATCGGCGAAGCCCGCTCCGCCCAGGGCGCCGAAACCTACCTATCAGGCTCGATAGAAGACGCCCAATCCAAGTTCAACCTGAGAAACCTGGTCTCAAGCCCGGCCCCAGGCGTCATGCAACTGAACGTGGAGCAAATCGCCTCCTACCAGCGCCTATTGGTCTCGCTAGGCATAAGCGGCCAGCTAGCCAAAGCAACCGCCCTGCAAGTCCGCGCAAGCCTGGGCCAATCGGCGACCCGCTTCCAGACGATCACGTCGACCAACGGCACAGCACCGACCCCAACACCGCAAGGCGGCGCCACCGGCGGTACGTTCACCGACAAACCCGGCATGGAAGACAGCAACGACAACTCCGCGCAAGCCCCGCTGCAATTAACCAGCGTCGACTCGCTGCTCGACATCCCCGGCTACACGCCCGAAACCGTCGCGCGCCTGCGCCCGTTCGTCACCGTGCTGCCGACCGTCTCGGCAGTCAACATGAACACCGCCTCCGCCGAAGTGATCGCGGCCATCGTGCCGGGCATGAGCCTGTCGTCCGCGCAAGCGTTCGTCGCACGTCGGCAAACCGTGTTCTTCCATAACGCCAGCGATGTGATGCTCGCGCTGCAAGGCGCCGGCGCCCAGCAGGTCTCGATCGACCCGAATCAGCTCGACGTCAACACCAGCTATTTCCTGATCCACGGCCGCGTGCAGCACGAACGCGCGGAAGTCGATCGCACCACCCTCGTATATCGCGATCCATTGACTCACACTACGCGTATCGTGCGAGTACAAGACCAACTATGA